In Porites lutea chromosome 7, jaPorLute2.1, whole genome shotgun sequence, a single window of DNA contains:
- the LOC140943039 gene encoding UV-stimulated scaffold protein A-like, with product MESTVDLDLLEQLGEIISNLTTSGDPSLDAEKLKKLKAICKKADVYLKHVYHLVLTQLKKNHAEVRLSSLQIISELFLRSHMFRELLLTDFQLFLELTVETDHKQPLPPPKSAAKTLKEKALQAVESWYHKFGPHYKKLDLGYSYLKRVKKVEFNAVTARTEVERRQSEERARRRNVLINGQIIQVEQEMSEMISEMELCATEIENCFKLLLPHPDDYDLQCGDDTCELEKVGCKSDDATERSAADKVHSSDNKNLQPDGFTSPMLVDQVKTELGRSEVNEQLLSNHGLGTRSYLLSIKVDTSGPKVKETIDNSILLKTVQEMHKEMTHKHLPMINKWLSVLSKGEGTQQKIEHLIDLKRTLEAASDKFHELKITPMTDTRRERKDDDEDDTDDFVEVPEKEGLELIIPLDKRAEYGLEPLSPTEQNSKEIDKQTDFLKQFGADPRDIGDPTSRATALYNVKDHLPVPSSSSATMGTTTEVADERKKSLFEKAPVVPFDMDLYFWDDPAANTHRMVKMYLDNNWASKEHEGEYIIGSEREARPTRMITFSGSFQPVKWSCRAPLPSGKLCPRRDRVKCPFHGKIIPRDETGAPVNNFDITSSSERRSACTDTKLNTDSTATASWKEIGEEIEAATGLDLGSQNKQKRKSQPNGKNESKRCGLTDVKKANNTAKTRLEKIVLNKKAMKRVANEMDAIATKRCFDKFANQFNYSLH from the exons ATGGAGTCGACTGTCGACTTGGATCTCCTTGAACAACTGGGCGAAATTATCAGCAATCTGACCACTTCTGGGGATCCATCGCTGGAcgctgaaaaattaaaaaagcttAAGGCAATCTGTAAGAAAGCAGATGTCTATCTGAAGCACGTATATCACTTGGTTTTAACGCAGCTGAAAAAGAATCACGCCGAAGTAAGACTGTCGTCGTTACAGATTATTAGTGAACTTTTCCTTCGCTCTCATATGTTCAGAGAATTACTGTTGACCGATTTTCAACTCTTTTTGGAACTAACAGTTGAGACAGATCACAAACAGCCTCTTCCACCACCAAAGTCAGCCGCGAAAACCCTCAAAGAGAAAGCTCTACAGGCGGTAGAGAGTTGGTATCACAAATTTGGGCCCCACTACAAGAAATTAGACCTGGGGTACAGTTATTTGAAGAGAGTAAAAAAGGTTGAGTTTAATGCAGTAACAGCTAGAACTGAAGTTGAAAGACGCCAATCGGAagaaagagcaagaagaagaaatgTATTGATCAATGGACAGATTATTCAAGTGGAGCAAGAAATGTCTGAGATGATAAGTGAAATGGAGCTATGCGCAACCGAGATTGAGAACTGTTTTAAGCTGCTGTTACCCCATCCTGATGATTATGATCTACAATGTGGGGATGACACATGTGAACTAGAAAAAGTTGGCTGTAAGAGTGACGATGCCACAGAGAGATCAGCTGCTGACAAAGTGCACAGTAGCgacaataaaaatttacaaccTGATGGCTTTACGTCACCCATGCTTGTTGATCAGGTTAAGACTGAACTTGGTAGAAGTGAAGTTAATGAACAACTTCTCTCTAATCACGGCCTTGGAACTCGGTCTTACCTGTTGAGTATCAAGGTTGACACAAGTGGACCAAAAGTTAAAGAAACAATTGATAACAGTATTTTGTTGAAAACAGTGCAAGAAATGCACAAAGAAATGACTCACAAACATTTACCCATGATTAACAAGTGGTTGTCTGTGCTGAGCAAAGGGGAAGGAACACAGCAGAAAATTGAACATCTCATTGATCTCAAAAGGACTTTAGAAGCAGCAAGTGATAAATTTCATGAGCTAAAAATAACACCAATGACTGATACCAGACGTGAAAgaaaagatgatgatgaagacgaTACTGATGATTTTGTAGAAGTGCCAGAGAAAGAGGGTCTTGAATTGATTATTCCCCTTGACAAGAGAGCAGAATATGGCCTTGAACCTTTATCCCCAACAG AGCAAAACTCTAAAGAAATTGATAAACAAACTGACTTCTTGAAACAATTTGGTGCAGACCCTAGAGACATTGGGGATCCTACGTCACGTGCAACAGCCCTCTATAATGTTAAAGACCACCTTCCAGTTCCCAGCAGCTCTTCAGCTACCATGGGAACCACAACAGAAGTGGCAGATGAAAGGAAAAAGagcctttttgaaaaagcaCCAGTTGTTCCATTTGATATGGATCTTTATTTCTGGGATGATCCTGCTGCCAATACTCATAGGATGGTTAAGATGTATCTTGACAACAACTGGGCATCTAAGGAGCACGAGGGTGAATACATCATAGGTAGTGAGAGGGAAGCCAGGCCCACCAGAATGATAACCTTTTCTGGTAGCTTTCAACCTGTCAAATGGTCTTGTCGTGCCCCTTTGCCAAGTGGCAAACTTTGCCCCAGGCGTGATAGAGTAAAATGTCCTTTTCATGGAAAGATTATCCCTCGAGATGAAACAGGTGCACCAGTAAATAACTTTGATATCACCTCATCCTCAGAAAGAAGAAGTGCATGCACAGATACAAAACTAAACACTgattcaacagcaacagcaaGCTGGAAAGAGATTGGTGAAGAGATTGAAGCTGCCACAGGCTTAGATTTAGGAAGTCAAAATaaacagaagagaaaaagcCAGccaaatggaaaaaatgaatcTAAACGCTGTGGACTGACAGATGTGAAAAAGGCAAATAATACAGCAAAAACTCGGCTAGAAAAGATTGTATTAAATAAGAAAGCGATGAAGCGTGTGGCAAACGAAATGGATGCTATTGCTACAAAACGTTGTTTCGACAAGTTTGCAAACCAGTTTAATTATTCCTTGCATTAA